The Rhipicephalus sanguineus isolate Rsan-2018 chromosome 4, BIME_Rsan_1.4, whole genome shotgun sequence DNA window TTATCCCATTCCTCGATGGCGACAGAAAGAAATGACTTGTTGAATGTAACGGTCCTACGAAAAAGACGTTGGAGGCTTCTGGAATTAAGTAGCCGATGAGAGTAGCGGGCGGGAGAAAGTAAGAGAGAACCATTCAAGTGAGGGAAAGAACAACATAACTTATGAAATAAACAAAGTCGAGAAAATTTGCGTCTTTCAGCTAGAATCTGCAAGTCTAAAGACGCCCTAATAAAAGTGATGTTTGAAGAGTGATCGTAATTTGACTTAATAAACCGGACAGCCCTATTCTGAACGGATTCCAACAGATTAATCAGATAGGTTTGGTGAGGGCTCCAAATGGGTAGAGAGCGGGTATTAACCGCCTTGACTCCAAATGGAGGACGCGTATTCGAGTTTCGTACGAACGAAGGTTACGTACGCAATCTTACGGACTGTAGGAGGGGTAGGCATAATGTTCTTCGGATATAACCAAGCTTCTTTGATGCGTCAGCTACTAAGTGTGTGATGTGATCCGACCACGTGAGAGTGTTAGAAATAGGCACGCCAAGGTATCGCTACCTGTCGACATAAGCCAAGGTCGTATATATGTACGCGCCCAATAAACAGCGGGTATTCTTTCGTGCCAGACAGCAGCGTGCACGTGTCGGTCtctgcgtgcccgtgcccctgcggcacttACCACGCGATACTTTAAATGGCGATAGTGAATTATATTCGAGAGAAAAGAGAGCTACATTTCTATaaaaacaaaactgctgcaaacgGAGATAATGTCGTAatgtaaaaaaaacgccaggcctgcgctgaaaccgcaacacagtcacagcgaaagctggaagagcggcgtttctagagcccgttgtaagctctcttgcggctactaatacaagtacagtagcaaggtacccactacgccataaatcacaatttttgtgaacttcggaagcacctactaaaccattattcgtcattctgcggggaagcgaggcacgagctacacgtctgtaaggcagtatgtgcacattgttgacgcaacgactgatgatgatgaagaattatggctcagcccattgtaatggttggaagctttaaacggcccaccagttatgtaatttgcattgggtgacgcccggtcgttatttccctctcccgtaatgctgtataacatacgttgacgtgggagagagggggggggggcgaagaactttactgagactccgaggaaatggataattcgctcatgggcttccttggcaaccaatacaagtgcacttgcgaggaacccactaagctatactacgctataaatcattgtagttttagggaagcaggcactatgccatttttcgtcattctacgtagagccgtggtacctgctaaacgcatgtaagccattatgcgcactttgttgatgctgtgcctgatgacgatgaagaattatggcgagacccagtgtaatgggttggaagcattcagcaacctactcattgcgcagttcgcattgtgtgacgcctggttacagaattcgcgttgtgcgacgcttggtgcttattttactattttatcgcgctatattgcatatgttaatgtggttgcttccccaCATGAAGCCTGTAAAGGACCTCTTTGCaacgcagttccaagcaccggcgtggctcagaggttgaatactgggctcccacgcagagggcccaggttcgaacctcgttccatcatggaattttttttatttcgttttttttcttatttcgagcgatagtggttacggacaccgggggcggacaactacggcgccaaaaacggccgctgaaatgatctcataacagctttcgctgcaataaaACTTCAATTTTGGTGCATGAGAATTAGTCTAACGACGAAGAGCTATAGCTGTTAACCCTTTGGCATACGCATTCTGCTCGACTATCTAAAATGCGTTAAATTTGCTTAAGTTGACGCCGAGATTCTGGAGACCCAATTAGCTGAAATACAAAAACGACGCGTAGTGTAAAGGCAGGATTCAAGACAGAACGGAAGTGCGCATTCtttctttattcatttttttagtggtacgcgtcttttttgtacTTCTGTAAGCATGTACTAACAGCCCAGGAATAAGTTTTACTAAGACCCAATTTAACTTGCGTGGAAATGTCATAATAAATTATAATATATTCTATAGCCTATGAAATAGTATTACAGCGCAACTGGTTAGTTGGTTAGCCCGAGTAGACCGTCGCGCCATATATCTTTACTACTTGAATTCAACAAACCTCTCACATGACACGCAATGGTTAGTTATCTGCTGACGGGAAGCTTGATAAATAGGTAAACTTTTTTTGTGAATTTCCAACCCAAACCGTCCACGTTCAAAGCCTCGTTAAACACGgccttcaccaaagcgatcaTCCTTAGCAAAATATTTCGTCGAGAATTGATACAAACATTACGTAGAAAGAGCTGTAGGCAACAAGATCACCTGCAAGAGCTTCCTGCGAATACGCGGGATCCGCGTTGTTGTAGCCGCTCTGATCGTAGCTGTTGCCGGTCGCATCTCCTGAAAGAAAGGAAAATCGACGCCAGTAATTATATATCGGATAATATTGTTTGCTTTAATTGCGGTACATGCGAATTTCTTACAGATATACATACCGAGCACCCCGAGAGAAGGTAATGCTCGAATGCTAACCAGATACGATGTTGTAACCGACATAACCAAATGGTGTCATTTGTATATGATGTTATAACGGGCAAAGTGCAAGATGGACAAATGCAAGATATAACATAAGccatgcaattaaaaaaaaagatcaaaatATTGACAATTATCTACGGATGAATACATACACGTCGGCAAGCTGTACACAGAAGTATTTTTTCGCTACCTAACAGACGAGAAGCCAAAGGGATCTTGATCGTCTAAAATATGCTGTGTACtgaattttgttgttttgttagaATAAGTGGCAGTCATAAAAAACCACCATAGGGCAAGAAATAAACAGTGCAGGTGGACAGACGGGACACGATGTCCTCGTGTTTCTTCTGCCCGTCTTCGTAAGGTGTGCGCCGCCCCTTAACCACggatcatttcttagcgaaccaaaggcacttttagcgtttctatttATCTCTCTAGCCGCTTACATCTGGGTGCTTTTGTGGTCGCCtgcttaacttggtatataccaatcTTAGCACAGGAGGGCATGACGAACATATACTGTCGGGTCATgccatgaatgacgtgaaaatcctgtcgtgtacgttaTGACACCCTTTCCTTGAGTCATGTTgctcacgtgtggcacacacccgtataccaagggccgcggtatgcgggtatgagccacaggcgattcacagtttgtatctacccaggaacggtgacaaCAAATTGGTGTTTAGAACCCGAGAGCGTAATGAAAGTCCGGCATCGGCaacgttgactcgacgaatgcgaggaatgagaaccgaacccaggcattctgcgtggcagtcaagtactctaccgcagagccacgccacatcttgactgctttgcaagaagatcCTTTGAAATAGTAGTAACTCTAGATACCTATgatcctatgcaggcgtcacatcggtgcaacgtcagtatTGGTTGCactgctggctgtctaattttataacaaggtaataaTCATTgcgtatgtactcctatgatatagTTAGATCGGGTTAACGTCAAGTATGATTCCAGTATTggttccatattgctagcgaacacgcacaaaggacgacatagaaagaaacaggacaaccgctagcagttgtcctgtctttttctatgtcgtcctttgtgcgtgttcgctagcaatgtGGAAGCAttcaatcaataccaactagcccagcttagtGCATTATCCAGTATTGGATCCGCTTTTGTAAATCTCCAATAAAgattacatgtgtactcctatgactcagcaagccatattcaaaattgtaataaacattgcatatgtactcctatgatacagttaggttaggttaggttaacgTCAAGTATGCTTCatgtattggctccgcttttgtaacatttcaataaacattacatgtgtactcATATGACTGAGCAAGCCGCATTAAAGCGTTGTTCAACAACGGAGGAATACGCGAAAACGCCAACGAATGATATTGACATCAGCGCACCGTCTATAGCGTGtatttcgtttcgataaaactgtcggctgtgctctaaagtgagtgcttacgttacgtcagaccataagttatcctttGAGCGCCAGCGTTTTCGACGGGCCTGCAGCCTACGAAGTGCAtacaactactccatttacaaaaaaataCGTCTATCTATCaggtaatgcttggctcaaagccatataaTGCAGCATAGACGGCTACTCTCtccctgcttcgcatgaaagcgatttccacgacgcgtgggatctgccgattattttttttttttgccttatgaTGAACAATTAACTAGCTCGAGATGCGCACTTAGCAAGTCTACAGAAGTGAAGAAGAGGCCGTTCACGTGCTGCGCATACAGTAAAAAGCGAAAACAGTAGCTTTGTGTTGATTCATATGGCGCATGAAATTTAGGAGCACTTACCCATCGTTCAGCTTTTTGAACAGctcctttggggggggggggtgagatgcGCAGGGGCACCCCGTTGTCTACGTCCTTGCACTCCAATGTCGTCAACGGAATCTGTGATGCTACTAGACGCAGATACCTGCACACGACGAATACGGTGTCTTCAGTTCGTGAGGATTGAATGGTTTAAGCGTTGAATCGCACGAAACGCCTGGCTCGTTCGCGTTAGATGTCCATAAAAGGTAAAAAATGCTTGTTGCCCTACTGCACTTCAGCCTCTTACCCTTCTAATGTACCATTCGTGCAGTATTTTATAAGAAGGTGATCAGAAACTGGAGGAAAGTAGACATGTttagctttttttattgcgatatcaattatatggacactctcaatgGGTCTTAGCCtgcaccgtcgccgtcattttccaTATAAAGTACAAATTGACAACATCACTCcacgcatcatatgttctacccgCAAGTAAAAGCTCGTGAAGGctgacgacgaacgcggctgaagcagacatgaaacgagtcggccatctccgtcgcacggagggcgcatacgataacatcgttccgcgtgcgaggcctgcagtAGATAGCTCCTTTCTTTGGGGTCATGAACGGACGCCAGGTGaaggggggggctgcgtcgctcgagcagcaactgcgaactgtGATCATAGGGGCAcagtcgcgagcgctggcgcgtgCGGCATCTCTGCAGACATCACGAGACAGTTCATATGCTCTTCGACGAGCTGGGCTCTcgacagactgcacgaaaaccacttctctccctAGAGCGGCGGTATTCCCTTACACCTGCGCTTTGaagagttatgcgagatcggatctaaaagagttagaTGCTAGCTTACTTCGTAaaacattacagtttgttgctatcacattcattcaTTTGCCCTTAAGCGAGACTGATTTATTGTGCTCACGCACATTCGAGCGCAACGAGAGAAGTTTACGATGTATGAGTGATTTGTGTTAATGGTAACTATAGATCACGCAGCTGTATCTCCGGGTTAATAAAGTATAGAACGTTGACATATAAAAATAAATAGGTCACATCGAACAGGGAAGCAGCAAAAATAATCAGATTGGAAGACAAAGAAGAGAGTCTGCCAATTAGCACTGGGTGTGAAAACGAGCAGAAGCGCCACATACAAGTCGTGTAAGCAGAAGAGTTGTATTGCATCCACTGAGGGCCTAGAGATCCATGAAACCAGCACCGTGAGCTCTTTTTTCGCAGACATGGCGGAGCGAGAATGGCAGAGCGGGGGAGCTTCCAAAACATGTACTTAGTTTCGCGGTGGCAACCACCAGATGCCTGCATCACCGCACGCACCCCTGAGGAACATCTCTCACTGTTTTCAACTGCAGCGCTAAACTCCGGCCGACAAAAGACAAGTGCTCTGCGGCGCAAACGGCACGCCAAAGAATAATTTTTTTTGCCAGCTACGATAGTAACTGTACCTGAGAAGGCGGCGACTTCGAAACAGAAGGGGCCTTGAGGGCCTGAAAACCGAGGACACCGGGAGAAAACCGTCTTGGCTCCAAGGATGCGTTCTCACTTCTCGAGCGCACGAGCTTCGAGGAAGCGGGAGGCTCGCACTATGATGATGATCCCTTAGCAGTCACATAAACCCACTATGGTGCTAATGTCACGTACCAGATGGATGggtggaaaaaactttattatagTTCCTTGGAATGCGCTCTAGCAAGTTGCGGGCTGCTCCCATGTCGGAACaaaaagaccaagtctctctgctgcgtcgcgggcccgttgcaCTGACCATGGCTGTTCGtcgagtccggagctggtaatagcagcctcccatttggacggcgtgataACTTCGCCGCCGCGCAATGCGGGGCACctccagagcatatgctctggacGGGCTATATTCGCACATAATGGACATGGATTAGTTGGCCGTTTTCCTAATGAATCTcatgcaatagcgcggggtttgGGTAtgccccgacctgaagtagcctgagtgtcagagcctgtggtctgcttaattttctgtgagGTGGaaggtactgtctccgccccaggtaaaactGTTTCGTGAGCTCGTTGTACGAGGCGgcagggtcccgattctccaaaacatAAGCGCCGCGCCccccggtagctacgcggtctactagtcctcgcgcagccaTACGTACCAGATGGTATATTATAAACAGAAGTTTGCGGATGAAGGCTGTGAGTAATCACTCATAATACAGGTAATAAGGAATAACGAACATAACAACAATACCATTTTATTTAAATAAATGATTTAGAATAACGATAGGCAAATTTGCAATATAATGATAAGTAATCCTGGTATTTCTGATTGTTCCAAATTTTAAGACTAATACACAGATACGTGCTTCATCCATACCAGACGGGCCTCGGTGATACGCTGGTCTTGTTATTGTTCACGTTCACCTAAGCCGTGGCTCACATCCACGTTCGACCTCAGCTCGTGTCACGTGCGCGAGACTACCCTTGTCTTTGCCTACTGCAGTGGTGGTTCATGGCGGCGGGGTACGCTCCCATTTtggcatggaggaaaaaaaactcGAAGGGAGCATCACCCCTTcgagtttcgccgcaacggcgaaacaatgaatgcgatagcaacaaattagaatgtcccACGAATAACGACAAGCAGCCCAGTACTTAAAACGCGCCGCTCGAGTGCAAAGTAGTGgggaaaaaattccacagcatatccacggggtgaattatgatgagtggggcgaagctctcgcacggcaggatcttggcggcagcgtcgcgcagcttcacgcccagcacatcatcaacgacgtgatatcgggccggtttatactaaagggtcgatgagagtcatggcgacttgcagctcactttaattttacatgtacgctgtgaatttttattgtttaatcacgcacaggagaaatctcaccaggcactaccttggaggtaaacaatggctggtaatggggaatgagagacacaagaagtcggcttttagctaacacttacacttctacttctactaacgtttcctactggaacatgccaatggctgctaatggggaatgggagacagaagaagtcggcttttagttaacgcgcacgctgcaaatcttttcttgctcaacaacgcacaagagaaatctcccaccggcaccaccttggaggtcaagatctggtactagcgttaagactggttacgcactacgacggggacgaacgggtgccgctttaaggagcttcgcccctaaaaacacacacaggaaccgcgaactaacaacggtcacagctcggcacttgcagcgcactgctgaaacacaaGGAAGggcactcgaaaagaacgcacaggtacacacaggacgaacgcgaaccaACTGTTGCGGTTGttgcttcttcgtgtttgagcagtgcgctacaAGCCAACGCTCTTACACTTCTCTTTCTTTAAAACTGTGGTGCGTGTAGTTACCCTCCGTGTCTCGCACACGCGGTGGCgttagacgcatcgtttactcggcgttccacatcgtcagtggctacagaaaggggccaccttttagtgcgcgtctgaagaaaaatgtaggagcgttgctttaagcgcGGCTGTTGGGTAATCTCGCGcatgatactacacatactgaagcagcTCCGAGCTCTGcatgccgttagcgttaaatggtttAGATAAATAGGTCGCcattgttatgctaaacagccggagGCGCGTGGTCGAGTTgcttaaggcagcgcgctgcggagcgagaggtcgaaGTTTCGAATCGCGATGTTGCGcttcgggaatttttttttcttctcatttgtttttctttgtggcttttatttatatatacatacatatacatattcggGACATTACGAcatcgacagacggcgacggcaaaaaccagccgagagtgtccatataattgctatcgcaataaaactgaaaCAGGAGCGCGCTGGGAATTGTGACCATAGCATCGAGAACGAGGGGAGGAGCGCCGTCCGAGGACGCtagcttgtggacgctaggcgcgctcggtggtcaattttcgtgttaatatattttttttttactttttaatgagcccaccaaaaaggaaatgaaacaggagcacgATACTAAATGCGATACAAACACGAGGAGCAAGCGGCCTCAGAGAAGGTAGGCTTGCGGATGCTATAGGTTccctccttctttttttcccccctctGTGCCTTTTGACGTGGCGCGCTGCGTCCACAACCACTTACCATACGCACCGCAGGCTCTACCAAAAGCGTACGTTGATTCCACCACGTCGACAGAGCTCAGGACAACGGAAGTGAACCGCGTGTAACTGAGCAGCTCACCGACGCGTGTGAGTGCAGGCCTGGTTGCGGGGCAGTCAAGGTGTGCTTGATTCACAGCTTTTGTTTTCGCATTCCATACCACAGTTGGTGGTATTTCATGTGTATTAGTGTCCACACAATATAACCAACGTAGCAATTTTAGCCAAATAAACTCGAATTGCCGGAGAGGGACGGACGTTGAAGagcaacacacatacacacacactatatatatatatatatatatatatatatataaataaataaataaataaatatatatatatataatgttacaagaaaacgtatatttacaaatatatacaagcagaaatagacgctgataCAATGGCGGACCGGTgcctgttgatgatgatgatgatgatgttcctctacacatggcgcatacccactctggaagattggccaagaattgtagatatgaagatttaaaactactaaggtaacacaaaagacaagcacacataaaaagaactagtgcaataattatttctacattcagcccagagcCCGGAGCCTGTCCTTTCAGGacttcgtcgttgtccccctttcagagtgggtcccactaccaccttgagccactggcccactgctaccgtgacactaccccgcggcgtaaaagcgccgacccggcgctggCCACGGAAGTAGTGGCCACGGAAGTAGTCCTCCCCAAGGTAATCGCCTTCCAACGTACACGGTTTCATCTTGCCGACCTCTAGCTGCTCAACGCGGATTCGAGTCATGGACGCTCTCAAGCTCAAGCGCAAGGCAGAAAGAGCGCAATTAACGCGCCTTATCAACGAGATTGAGGCAACTATCGACCAAGATGCTGTTACGGAAGAGCAGCTTTGCATTCTCACCGATCGCCTCACGCAACTTCACACCGACTTGCGAGCCACTGACTCCGCCATCGTTCCTTTGTTATCAACCACGGAAGCGGAGGCAGAGTTTGACCGCGTTGTGGAATACAACGATCGAGCCACAGCGACGTGCGCGAAGCTCAAGTATCGGTTACGTCGGTTTCACGAGTCCCAGAACAGTCCTCTACCAGAGACACCAATCGAACCCGTGCAACGCACGCACCAGCCCGCAGTACAGCTCCCAAAAGTCGACATCATGAAGTTCGATGGCCAACCGTCAGTGTGGACGCCCTTTTGGGAACAGTTCAGCCAACTGATCCACAACAACGGTAGACTCACCGACGTCGACAGATTCAACTATCTACGTTCGGTCTTGACCGGCGACGCGGCGTTGGCCATCGCGGGACTTCCGGCAACTGCAAGTTGCTACGCTGAAGCACTGGACATTCTGAAAAACCGATTTGCCAAAACCGACGTGATAATTCAAACTCACATGCAACGACTCATCGACATACAGCCCGTGCGATCCTCCAACGACCTTCAAGGACTGCGATGCCTCTACGACACGGTGCAGTCCCAAACACGTGCCCTGAAGTCTCTCGGAGTACCAGAAGACAATTATTTCGCAATGCTCTACCCCATCCTCCTGAAGGCGCTTCCACACGACTTAGTCATCGACTTCAACAAGACCATCGCACGCCAAAGTACACAGCAAAGAGAACAAGGTGGAAACACGGGCCAGCACTCTCAGGAACTGAAGGCGAGCATACAGTCTTTACTGTTTTTTATTCAAACCGAAGTAGAGTCTCGCGAACGATCAGTCCTACACATTTCTGTCAAAGAGGACGCGAAGATGGTTAAAGTAAACGAGGTTCGCACTACTGAGAAATCATCTTCGCGCCATCAACGTTTAACAACGGAGTCTCTAAGTTCAGCTGCGAAACCAGTTCCGAAAAAACAACCCTGCTTTTTCTGCGAGTCCACCACTCATGATACAGAAAAGTGCGACTGTCCGATTCCgctcgaggaaaagaaagaaaggctccTAAACTCACGTCGATGTTTCCGCTGTACTTTACAACATCATTTGGCGAAAAATTGCAGGAGGAATGttacatgcacgaagtgcaatCGACGCCACGCAGAAACGATGTGCGACCCTCGGATGTTGAAACCGACTAAAGGTGCTCTATCATCACCGACACCGATGCAACTCGAAATGATTGGAGCCGACAATTCCAAACGGCGCGTATACCTTCAGACAGCTGTTGCTTGGGCGGCCAACCAAGAGAGCAAATGCCTAGCTCGAGTTTTATTCGATGGAGGCAGCCAGCGCACTTTCGTGACTGAACAACTGGCTGAAAAATTACGTTGCCAAGTACTAGATCACGAGAGCCTTACGGTGGGATATTTTGGAGGGCAACATGAAGAGAAGACTTTCCCGCGCGTACTTGTCACTCTAAGTTCACAGCGTAGGGGAAATTCGCTACTAATCGAAGCTCTTGTCGCGACTAATATCTGTCATCAGTCCATTCCACGACCGAATAAAGATGTCATCGACAGGCTTGAACGCCAAGGATATTACTTCTCAGACATCGATCAAGCGGACAGCCCAAACGTTGTCGACGTCTTAAGCGGCAGTGACTATTATTGGTCATTTGTTACGGGAACAGCACAAAATTTGGACAATGGACTCAAAGCTGTCGAAACTAATCTAGGCTGGACTCTCCATGGGCCAGTAGCCTCTTGCGCCACAGTCACGCATTGTAGTGAGGCAATAGTTCTAAAAGCAGTGACAGATTGTAAAATTACAACGGAAAACTACTGGGACttagaaataatgggaataaaatcTCAGGAGCACACGAAGACTCAAGACGAAAACACAGTTCTGGATTTCTTCAACAGCACAATCAAGATGGAGAATCGTCGCTTCGTGGTATCGCTTCCATGGAAACCAACAATTCTTCACAACAACAATCTAGCAAACGCAGAGATTCGTCTACACCAGCTTCTCCGGAAGCTTCGCAGATGCCCTCAGCTGCTACAAGAGTATGATGTTGCCATACGCAAATACACCAACGACGGTGTAGCAGAGAAGGTCACCGAAGAAAAAACAGAGGATACGGTATATTACATGCCACACCATGCAGTGATACGCGAGGACCGCACAACAAGAGTACGGGTAGTATTCGATGCTTCATCCCATGAAAAGGGAGAACTCTCGCTAAACGAAAGCCTACATTCTGGACCGAACCTCAATGCCGATCTTATAGGTCTGCTTCTCCGCTTCAGGAAACATCCCATTGCTTTAGTCGCTGACATCGAAAAGGCGTTTCTACAAATCAGTGTCAACAGCACAGACCGAAACGCATTGCGGTACTTGTGGTTGGAGAAGGCGCCCAGTCCCGGTCAACCATTGCCTAACCTTGCCACCTTTCGCATGGCCAGAGTACCATTCGGCACGACATGCAGTCCGTTTCTTTTAGCGGCGACCATACGTCATCACCTTGATCAGATGTCGGTTAATTACCCCGAAACTACAAAACTTCTACGGAACTCAATATATGTTGACGACATTTTAATAGGAGCGGAATGCGTGGAAGACGCATTAAGACTGCGTGCGGAAGCTACGGAGATATTTTCAAGTGCATCGATGAAACTACACAAGTGGGCTTCAAATGACCTACGCGCACTTAGCACGCAACCAACACAGCCATCGGAGCTGCCTCTAGGACAATTAACTGGAGTGCTGAAAGTCCTGGGGTTGGTGTGGCATCCAGACACCGACGTACTGTCGTTCAGTCCAGGAAACGCTTTGGAATTCGTTCAGCAAAGGACCGATACCAAACGGTTCATACTGCAGACGACCTCCCGCTTATACGACCCTCTTGGCATGTTGACTCCTTTCACAATAAGGATGAAGATCTGTTTCCAAAAACTTTGGCGGAAAGGTGTTGACTGGGAAGAACAGCTGCCTTCAGACACTCTACACGAATGGAAGAGTTGGTGCAATGAACTTCCCCAGCTTTGTAATATAGAACTACCTAGGTTCTACCGACAGGGGGCGCATGGACCTGACGACAAATACGCACTCCATTTTTTCGCTGACGCCAGTAAGTCAGCCTACGGTGCCGTTTGCTACATTTCCACGACAGGACAAACGAACAACAAAAGTTCAACTATTGTTTTGTGCAAGTCCAGGGTGGCACCGATGAAGAAGACAAGCCTTGCCAGACTAGAACTGCTAGCCTGTCTAGTCTCAGCGCGGATGTACGACTACGTACGTCGAGAGCTGGACGAGGACATCACTTCAGTCCACTTTTGGACTGACTCCATGATCGCACTGTACTGGATTAGCGGGGATCCTCACAAGTGGAAAGATTTCGTTCGACATAGGGTAACGGAAATTCAGAGTAAAACAGACATAACAACGTGGAGACACTGCCCCGGAAAGCAAAACCCTGCTGATTTTTTGACGAGAGGAGTATCCGCCCATGACCTACTAACAAACTCTGTCTGGTGGACGGGACCCAACTGGCTTATTTCTGAAGAGAATGGATGGCCACCACAACGCATTCTGAACTCCACAGATTTTCCACTAAGCGTCACGGAAGAACGTACTCCTCGAATAACATCGTTGGAAATTTCCGTTTCAAACGAATCACCAAATTCTGGATATCCATACCTACAGCTCGCTCTCGAGATTACATCGAGTCACAGCTTGGGTATTAAGATTCGTATCGAAGATGAAGTGGAAAGATTTATCACAGGGgcccctgactgccgaagaaatACAAGCTGCCGAATTGTATTGGATAAAAAAGGTCCAAAGTTCAGCCTTCTCTCAGGAAATTCATCACATTTCTAAAGGAACTCAGGATATACGTGATTCTATACTCCGGGATGTGACATGCTTCCTCGACAATGGAGTTCTTCGCGTCGCAGGACGTCTACAATTCAGCAAAA harbors:
- the LOC119391844 gene encoding uncharacterized protein LOC119391844, which gives rise to MDALKLKRKAERAQLTRLINEIEATIDQDAVTEEQLCILTDRLTQLHTDLRATDSAIVPLLSTTEAEAEFDRVVEYNDRATATCAKLKYRLRRFHESQNSPLPETPIEPVQRTHQPAVQLPKVDIMKFDGQPSVWTPFWEQFSQLIHNNGRLTDVDRFNYLRSVLTGDAALAIAGLPATASCYAEALDILKNRFAKTDVIIQTHMQRLIDIQPVRSSNDLQGLRCLYDTVQSQTRALKSLGVPEDNYFAMLYPILLKALPHDLVIDFNKTIARQSTQQREQGGNTGQHSQELKAGLSMGQ